From Pseudomonas alcaligenes, a single genomic window includes:
- a CDS encoding NADH:flavin oxidoreductase/NADH oxidase family protein — translation MTAFQSLHLPNGTVVPNRIAKAAMEENLADASQGPSAELLRLYQAWAEGGAGLLLTGNVMVDRRAMTGPGGVVLEDERQLDKFREWARIGRARGAQFWMQINHPGRQMQANLGQQTVAPSAVALELGGLSKMFPLPKALSDEEIRALIQRFARTAQLAEKAGFSGVQIHAAHGYLLSQFLSPLSNKRNDSWGGSLENRARLLLEVVKAVRAVVAPGFCVAVKLNSADFQRGGFDAADAKRVVQLLNELQVDLVELSGGSYEAPAMQGDARDGRTLAREAYFLEFAGEIAAVAQMPVMVTGGIRRLPVVEQVLASGVAMAGIATALAIEPNLPRRWQAGERQISAELAPIRWKHKALASLAYMATVKFQMLRLSRGGQPKPDVSPLRALLSEQLKTARRTRQYKRLMASQAA, via the coding sequence ATGACTGCCTTCCAATCGCTGCATCTGCCCAACGGTACCGTCGTCCCCAACCGCATCGCCAAGGCGGCGATGGAAGAGAACCTGGCCGACGCCAGCCAGGGCCCGTCCGCCGAACTGCTGCGCCTGTACCAGGCCTGGGCCGAGGGTGGCGCCGGGCTGCTGCTGACCGGCAACGTGATGGTCGACCGCCGTGCCATGACCGGCCCCGGCGGCGTGGTGCTGGAAGACGAACGCCAGCTGGACAAGTTCCGCGAATGGGCACGCATCGGCCGGGCCCGCGGCGCGCAGTTCTGGATGCAGATCAACCACCCGGGCCGGCAGATGCAGGCCAACCTCGGCCAGCAGACCGTGGCGCCCTCGGCCGTGGCCCTGGAGCTGGGCGGCCTGTCGAAAATGTTCCCGCTGCCCAAGGCGCTCAGCGACGAGGAAATCCGCGCGCTGATCCAGCGCTTCGCCCGCACCGCGCAGCTGGCCGAGAAGGCCGGCTTCAGTGGCGTGCAGATCCATGCCGCGCACGGCTACCTGCTCAGCCAGTTCCTCTCGCCGCTCAGCAACAAGCGCAACGACAGCTGGGGTGGCTCGCTGGAAAACCGTGCACGTCTGCTGCTGGAAGTGGTCAAGGCGGTACGCGCCGTGGTCGCGCCAGGCTTCTGCGTGGCGGTCAAGCTCAACTCGGCAGACTTCCAGCGCGGCGGCTTCGACGCTGCCGACGCCAAGCGCGTGGTGCAGCTGCTCAACGAATTGCAGGTCGACCTGGTCGAGCTGTCCGGTGGCAGCTACGAGGCGCCGGCCATGCAGGGCGATGCCCGCGACGGTCGCACCCTGGCGCGCGAGGCCTACTTCCTCGAATTCGCCGGCGAGATCGCCGCCGTGGCGCAGATGCCGGTGATGGTCACCGGCGGCATCCGCCGTCTGCCGGTGGTCGAGCAGGTGCTGGCCAGTGGCGTGGCCATGGCCGGCATCGCCACCGCCCTGGCCATCGAACCCAACCTGCCGCGCCGCTGGCAGGCCGGCGAGCGGCAGATCAGCGCCGAGCTGGCGCCGATCCGCTGGAAGCACAAGGCCCTGGCCTCGCTGGCCTACATGGCCACGGTGAAGTTCCAGATGCTGCGCCTCAGCCGCGGCGGTCAGCCCAAGCCGGACGTGTCGCCGCTGCGCGCGCTGCTCTCCGAGCAGTTGAAGACCGCCCGCCGTACCCGTCAGTACAAGCGCCTGATGGCCAGCCAGGCGGCCTGA
- a CDS encoding LysR family transcriptional regulator: MSELEDLAAFALLMELGSFTAAAERLGSSKGQLSKRISQLERSLGSVLLHRTTRRLHLTAAGAALLPEAQALQAQAQRARQVVRSLQEEVAGTVRLTVPVSLGETFFDALLLDFARQYPKVRVELDLSNSYRDLVAEGFDLGIRSGSQLDERLVAKPLFALQEITCAAPAYLQQHGTPQQPAELTGQQCLLNTHYSGFEEWLYHRQHELERVRVSGNLASNHYSLLKKAALSGAGIARLPSYMVQDELADGRLLWLLRDYQTRSTPVFLVHPWQGSLPRRSQALADYLLGWFERSRRVLDGLGA, encoded by the coding sequence ATGAGCGAACTGGAAGACCTGGCCGCCTTCGCCCTGCTGATGGAGCTGGGCAGTTTCACCGCCGCCGCCGAGCGTCTGGGCTCCAGCAAGGGCCAGTTGTCCAAGCGCATCAGCCAGCTCGAGCGCAGCCTCGGCAGCGTGCTGCTGCATCGCACCACGCGGCGCCTGCACCTGACCGCCGCCGGCGCGGCTCTGTTGCCCGAAGCGCAGGCGCTGCAGGCCCAGGCCCAGCGCGCCCGCCAGGTGGTGCGGAGCCTGCAGGAGGAGGTGGCTGGCACGGTGCGCCTGACCGTACCGGTGTCGCTTGGCGAGACCTTCTTCGATGCACTGCTGCTGGACTTTGCCCGCCAGTACCCCAAGGTGCGGGTCGAGCTGGATCTGTCCAACAGCTACCGCGACCTGGTCGCCGAGGGGTTCGACCTGGGCATCCGCTCCGGCTCGCAGCTGGACGAGCGCCTGGTGGCCAAGCCGCTGTTCGCCCTGCAGGAAATCACCTGCGCCGCGCCGGCCTACCTGCAGCAACACGGCACGCCACAACAGCCGGCCGAGCTGACCGGCCAGCAGTGCCTGCTGAATACCCACTACAGCGGTTTCGAAGAATGGCTGTACCACCGCCAGCACGAACTGGAGCGGGTACGGGTGTCCGGCAACCTGGCCAGCAATCACTACAGCCTGCTGAAGAAGGCCGCGCTGAGCGGTGCCGGTATAGCCCGCCTGCCGTCGTACATGGTTCAGGACGAACTGGCCGATGGCCGCCTGCTGTGGCTGCTGCGCGACTATCAGACGCGCAGCACGCCGGTGTTTCTCGTGCACCCCTGGCAGGGCAGCCTGCCCCGGCGCAGCCAGGCGCTGGCCGATTACCTGCTGGGCTGGTTCGAGCGCAGCCGGCGGGTGCTCGACGGCCTGGGCGCCTGA
- a CDS encoding short chain dehydrogenase: protein MKIILIGASGTIGQAIDNELKDRHQIVRVGRSSGELQVDITSPASIRRLFEQTGPFDALISAAGNVHFGALEEMGAEQYAIGLQDKLMGQVNLLLIGREFANDGASFTLTSGVLSADPIRHGSSASMVNAAIDGFVRAAAIELPRGLRINSVSPTVLEESLPSYGPFFRGFKAVPAATVALAYAKSAEGRQTGQVYQVL from the coding sequence ATGAAAATCATCCTGATCGGCGCCAGCGGCACCATAGGCCAGGCCATCGACAACGAGTTGAAGGATCGCCACCAGATCGTCCGCGTCGGCCGCAGCAGTGGCGAGCTGCAGGTGGACATCACCAGCCCCGCCTCGATCCGCCGCCTGTTCGAGCAGACCGGGCCGTTCGATGCGCTGATCAGTGCAGCCGGCAACGTGCATTTCGGCGCATTGGAGGAGATGGGCGCCGAGCAGTACGCCATCGGCCTGCAGGACAAGCTGATGGGCCAGGTCAACCTGCTGCTGATCGGCCGCGAATTCGCCAACGACGGCGCCTCCTTCACCCTTACCTCCGGCGTGCTCAGCGCCGACCCGATCCGCCATGGCAGCTCGGCGAGCATGGTCAATGCCGCCATCGACGGCTTCGTTCGCGCCGCCGCCATCGAGCTGCCGCGCGGCCTGCGCATCAACAGCGTCAGCCCGACCGTGCTGGAAGAATCGCTGCCGTCCTACGGCCCCTTCTTCCGCGGCTTCAAGGCGGTGCCGGCAGCCACCGTGGCCCTGGCCTACGCCAAGAGCGCCGAGGGTCGGCAGACCGGGCAGGTGTATCAGGTGCTGTGA
- a CDS encoding I78 family peptidase inhibitor, whose amino-acid sequence MTRSLTLPTLLACAVLAACSSAPEQPQASHADGRCDAAPVQQLVGDKASAEVVENARQKAGAEYLRVTRPNQPVTMDYNPQRLNIDLNDAGVILRVNCG is encoded by the coding sequence ATGACCCGCTCACTCACTCTCCCCACCCTGCTCGCCTGTGCCGTGCTGGCCGCCTGCAGCAGTGCCCCGGAGCAGCCGCAGGCCAGCCATGCGGATGGCCGCTGCGATGCCGCGCCGGTGCAGCAACTGGTCGGCGATAAGGCCAGTGCCGAAGTGGTGGAAAACGCCCGGCAAAAGGCCGGGGCCGAATACCTGCGGGTAACCCGGCCGAACCAGCCGGTGACCATGGACTACAACCCGCAGCGGCTGAACATCGACCTGAACGACGCCGGGGTGATCCTGCGCGTCAACTGTGGCTGA
- a CDS encoding putative quinol monooxygenase: MADHQTILSQALILARRGAGAELQQQLDQLVVRARSEQGCLAYELLHDAQRPELWQLRGLWHSPQALQLHLQQPHLQVLGQLTGRGLIRQLSLSSSPWRVAGTL; the protein is encoded by the coding sequence ATGGCAGATCATCAGACCATTCTCAGCCAGGCGCTGATCCTGGCCCGGCGCGGTGCTGGCGCGGAGTTGCAGCAGCAGCTCGATCAGTTGGTGGTCAGGGCCCGCAGCGAGCAGGGCTGCCTGGCCTACGAGCTGCTGCACGATGCGCAGCGTCCCGAACTCTGGCAGCTGCGCGGCCTGTGGCATTCACCGCAGGCCCTGCAGTTGCATCTGCAGCAGCCGCACCTGCAGGTGCTGGGGCAGCTCACCGGGCGCGGGTTGATCCGTCAGCTGAGCCTGTCCTCCAGCCCCTGGCGTGTCGCAGGGACGCTCTGA
- a CDS encoding AraC family transcriptional regulator encodes MHTDAQLPLHELTQLLARLTPAEGINPSAIGPLVLFRSSQPSAITHALYQPALCIIAQGSKVVRLEGEEYVYDPLNFLVASVTLPVTGEVTEASADRPYLSLRLDIDPAEIASLIAAAGPIGVPSQSSGRGLHVDRLDAALLDAVLRLVRLLDSPRDIAMLAPLIQREILYRLLCSPQGQLLRDIATADSQAHRVNRAIEWLNHHYDAPLRIDELAKVANLSASTLHHRFKAVTAMSPLQYQKQLRLQEARRLMLCENLDVSSAGYRVGYESPSQFSREYSRLFGAPPVRDLARLRNAG; translated from the coding sequence ATGCATACCGACGCCCAGCTACCGCTGCATGAGTTGACCCAGCTGCTCGCCCGCCTCACCCCTGCGGAAGGCATCAACCCCTCGGCCATCGGCCCGCTGGTGCTGTTCCGCAGCTCGCAGCCTTCGGCCATCACCCATGCCCTGTACCAGCCGGCGCTGTGCATCATCGCCCAGGGCAGCAAGGTGGTACGCCTGGAAGGCGAGGAATACGTCTACGACCCGCTGAACTTCCTGGTCGCCAGCGTCACCCTGCCGGTGACCGGCGAGGTCACCGAGGCCTCGGCGGACAGGCCCTACCTGAGCCTGCGCCTGGACATCGACCCGGCCGAGATCGCCAGCCTGATCGCCGCGGCCGGCCCCATCGGCGTGCCCAGCCAGAGCAGCGGACGCGGCCTGCATGTCGACCGCCTCGATGCCGCCCTGCTGGATGCCGTGCTGCGCCTGGTGCGCCTGCTCGACAGCCCGCGCGACATCGCCATGCTCGCCCCGCTGATCCAGCGCGAGATCCTCTACCGCCTGCTGTGCAGCCCCCAGGGCCAGCTGCTGCGCGACATCGCCACCGCCGACAGCCAGGCGCACCGGGTCAACCGTGCCATCGAGTGGCTCAACCACCACTACGACGCGCCGCTGCGCATCGACGAGCTGGCCAAGGTCGCCAACCTCAGCGCCTCCACCCTGCACCACCGCTTCAAGGCGGTGACGGCGATGAGCCCGCTGCAATACCAGAAACAGCTGCGCCTGCAGGAGGCGCGGCGCCTGATGCTGTGCGAGAACCTCGATGTGTCCAGCGCCGGCTACCGGGTCGGCTACGAGAGCCCGTCGCAGTTCAGCCGCGAGTACAGCCGCCTGTTCGGCGCGCCGCCGGTGCGCGATCTGGCACGCCTGCG